One Danio rerio strain Tuebingen ecotype United States chromosome 13, GRCz12tu, whole genome shotgun sequence DNA window includes the following coding sequences:
- the kcnk12 gene encoding potassium channel subfamily K member 12 isoform X2, translating into MSTPVTVAGKIFLIFYGLLGCAATILFFNLFLERIITLLAVVMKAVRLRRLRTSGLLPPGICQDFAASTLPGWKPSVYHVMLILGLSAIVISCCASAMYTPVEGWAYVDSLYFCFVTFSTIGFGDLVSSQNAAYDYQGLYRLANCLFILAGVCCIYSLFNVISIVIKQVLNWMLGKMSCLCCQRCNKANAFLGRRNAIRPGSRLRRGRFGQTPDSDGPCDSDTEGRRLSGEMISMRDLTGSNKISLAIMQKQLSESANGYPRTVCGSSRQNGFSGGVGALGIMNNRLAETSDSR; encoded by the coding sequence ATGAGCACCCCTGTGACAGTCGCCGGGAAGATTTTCCTGATCTTCTATGGTCTGTTAGGCTGCGCGGCCACCATCCTCTTCTTCAACCTCTTCCTGGAGCGCATCATTACCCTGCTGGCGGTGGTGATGAAGGCTGTGCGTCTGCGCCGTCTGCGCACCAGCGGCCTCCTCCCGCCGGGAATCTGCCAGGACTTTGCCGCCAGCACGTTACCAGGCTGGAAGCCCTCGGTGTACCATGTCATGCTGATCCTGGGTCTGTCAGCCATCGTGATCTCCTGCTGCGCATCAGCCATGTATACCCCAGTGGAGGGCTGGGCGTATGTGGACTCGCTTTATTTCTGCTTCGTCACTTTCAGCACCATTGGTTTCGGGGATTTGGTGAGCAGTCAAAACGCTGCGTACGACTACCAAGGACTCTATCGGCTTGCCAACTGTCTGTTTATATTGGCAGGAGTGTGTTGCATCTATTCTCTCTTCAACGTCATCTCTATTGTGATTAAGCAAGTCCTCAATTGGATGTTGGGGAAAATGAGTTGCCTGTGCTGCCAGAGATGCAACAAAGCTAATGCTTTCTTAGGACGCCGTAATGCTATCAGACCCGGTTCTAGACTCAGACGCGGACGATTCGGACAGACGCCGGATTCCGATGGGCCTTGCGATAGCGATACCGAAGGCCGACGGCTTTCAGGGGAGATGATCTCCATGCGGGATCTGACGGGATCTAATAAAATATCTCTCGCAATTATGCAGAAACAGCTGTCGGAGTCTGCTAATGGATATCCCAGAACGGTGTGCGGAAGTTCACGACAGAATGGATTTTCAGGTGGCGTCGGTGCGCTTGGTATCATGAATAACCGATTAGCAGAAACCAGTGACTCTAGGTAG